A genomic stretch from Falco cherrug isolate bFalChe1 chromosome 3, bFalChe1.pri, whole genome shotgun sequence includes:
- the LOC129735525 gene encoding uncharacterized protein LOC129735525 has translation MLHVWAASYIQDSTRSGLHKRTVNERLSISLAVREDPIHTELTSKHFLCYLCPEPSSRGTWEQRAHNCITNPRLQMKDQGAAEGKLLVRTNKREPAMKNEHDGSNSSSLWGENKSIYLNWGKSTAEGKKEGTQQDMEPLT, from the exons ATGCTGCATGTGTGGGCTGCTTCCTACATCCAAGATAGCACGAG AAGTGGATTGCACAAGCGGACAGTGAATGAGCGTCTCTCCATTTCCCTTGCGGTCAGAGAAGATCCTATTCATACTGAGCTTACAAGCAAACACTTCCTTTG CTACCTCTGTCCAGAGCCAAGTTCACGGGGGACATGGGAACAGAGAGCTCACAACTGCATAACAAACCCCAGACTGCAAATGAAAGACCAAGGAGCTGCCG aaggaaaattacTTGTAAGAACCAACAAGAGAGAACCAGCCATGAAAAATGAACATGATGGCTCAAATTCCag CTCTCTGTGGGgggaaaataaatccatttatCTAAACTGGGGGAAATcaacagctgaaggaaagaaggaaggaacacAGCAAGATATGGAACCTCTCACCTGA